In Macaca thibetana thibetana isolate TM-01 chromosome 12, ASM2454274v1, whole genome shotgun sequence, the genomic window TCACCAACCACGCACATTCCTGGCCCAACAAGCCCTCCTGGCCTGGTTTTGAGCCCTGCTTCCCAGGTAAAAACACTCTGTACCAGAACTCTCCATGTATTCTGGTTTAAATTAGGATTTAAATTCTTCTGGCCCTTACTAACGTTAAAACACAGCTTTTATGATTCTCCAGATAGTCTTTCCTTAAAATAATCCAGGAACCAATCAGGACATTTTGCCCAAGATCTAGGACAGGAAGACTCATGCAGTAACTCCTGCCTTACAGATCTGGGGGCCCTTCACCTGCCTCTGCTACTGCAAATGATTGGATATTCATCTGCCTTGGCTTTTCCCTCATGTGTGGAAATAATTTTGTTCACTCTGTTTCATGCTGGACCTGGCCTGAAAATGGGCCCTTATGTTGTCTTTGCACTTTCCAACTTGCCAAGGTAGGTGTGAAACCTGAGGGAAGTTTTTAGGAATAGGCTTTAGGCCAGGTACTTAATTGCATTTGTTCCTAACCTTGGACTCCAAAGATAAGGGCATTTGTAGCTGGAGTGGAAAACAAGGGAACATGAGAACTAAGATTTCGTCCTCTGTGATGATACTCATCATTCACTATCCTTCTTCTCCAGCATCACCAGTGCAGAAAGTGCAGAATATgtacccaatttttttttttttttttttgagatagagtttcactcttgttgcccaggctggagtgcaatggtgtgatctcagctcactgcaaccttgcctcccaggtacaaacgattctcctgtctcagcctcccaatatacCCAATCTTTCTCCTTCCTATCCAGGCCTTCTGCAAGAGAGATCTAAGAACCAGCCCTCAAAGATAGTAATACGGGCTTAGCTAGTGACAACCCAGTCTCAGCTCCCTGTTCCCAAAGTGTCTAGGAATAGGGCCACTCACCCAAGCCCTACATATATACTCTCTCTGGGAAGTTGCAGTGCCTTGAAGTGATCAGGCCATAGGCCTGTGAAGACTGGGGTCGTCCATGTCCCTTCCTGCCTGCTCACAAACTTCTGTTCttcctattcttttctttcagtttctgaaaGAAGGACCAAAGTAATGCCAAGAACTCCCAGATGAAGAGGACCTTCCTTAGACCTGTAACAGATTCACTACTTGACTTCAGAGGGAAGTTTCAGCTAATTCTCAGGAAAAGGTCAAAACAGGCCTGTGACTGTCCCTCCAATACTGAAGGTATAAACAAGCTTCTGGCTCCCCCAGGTCAAGCAGAGGAACACTTTTTATTAGAATGAAGGGTTACTTCTTTGTTAttcaaacacacacccacacacatcctcTTTAGTCTCCCTAATGAAAAACCTCAACAGATGGACAGCCTGAGCTCCCAAGTCCTCAGGCTGAGAAGATGCACACTTCACTCAAGGGCCAGTGGGCTGGTACAGActagggaagggaaaagggacaaAGGCTGCTAGTATAGGTAATCACTATCTTTTAATACTCCTAACACACAGAAATTCGAAAAATCTTGTTCAGCAAGGTTAGCAGCCTCTGGAGCCTCAGAAACTAATTTGGCTGATGTGTCTCTGATAGGGAGCTTGGGGCTGAACCAAGGGGAAACGTTCTCCTCCTatattctctcctctctctcatttGAAAGCCTGTACAAAGAAATGGTACAAATGGATGGTTAACTTAATGATTCCATCAGAGGCAGATTTTTCTCTGTCAGGTCCCTGGATGAGGTACAGATCTGAAAGCCAGGAGGCAGAATATGTACTTAATTGCCCTTTCTGACCTGCTTACCAGTGACCAGGACTACTCTCCAGGCCTTGCTGCTGCCACTTCCCTATTCTCCCTGGCTAGTTCAGCTGGGTCTCAGCACTTCAACTCCTGGCGGGATCCTGGGTTTTTCTTGGTTGCAGGGAAAGCTCTCACTGTCTGCatctccttccccacccccacctcctgttTTGCAGCTGGCCATTCTGGCTGCCTCACAGCTCTCCTGCCTTAATTCACATTTGATTGCCTGGACAGAACCACCAAGAATGTCCAGACGACTGCCACCCGTCACCCATGGGCCTGAGATCCTGCCCTGATGCCTTTCTTCAGACCCCGGGAGGACCCACAATCTCCCTGATCCCCACCTTCCCCAGAGTGGTCTCTATAGGAAAAAAGCAGAGCTAGCTAAGGCCTGAGACAGAGCCATTTCTTCCCCTTGGGCAAACGAGGTAGACCCTCCCAGAGACCAATGCCGGAGAAGCCCGGCCCCGATCTCCCTTTATATGGCCTCCCCCATCACGGAACCCGTGGGAAAACCTGGCACACAATGGCGCGGCTGCTCTGGGCACCCTCAACCCAGCGCCCTACGGCAAGGCCTGGAGCAGCCTGGTGGTCTTGGTGCGCTCCCTTTGCCCTCCCCCCAACCCTCCGCGAGCACCCGTCCCGGGAGAGAGACCCTGGCTAGGGTGGAAGTTGCCTCCCGCAAAGGGCGCTGTTGCTGGGGCTTCCCCTCCCCCATTCTCTTGTTTTTCTGCTTCTGAGACTCGGAAgggaggtggcaggcgcctccaCAGCCGATAGAGCAGCTATTGTGACCTTCCCTTGCAGAGCGGGAACCCAGCCGAGTGTGTACCGCCGGCGGTGGCGGGGGAGGAGGCGACTGTGTGTGCAAACCTCAGTCGCAGAGGGGGTGGCACTGGGAAATAAAGGTTTGCAACCTCAGGCAGTTGGGCCCTTCAGAGGGCGTTTGGTTGTGTTTAGACTCGGGTGCTTTCTAACACTAATTGCAGGCTCAAAAGGAGCGGAATTTATAGCGAAGGCCAAGGCGGCTTGTTTATAATTTATGAAGTTTTAAATGGCTGTGCCGCGGGCCCCAACTTTCTCCTGGGCTGGCAGCCGCGCGGAAACGAGCCCTCCCACGGCTCGCCGCCCACCCCCACCCACGCCCCTCAGATAAGTCTCACGCCAATGACAGGAACAGATCCGAGCCATTCTTAGAAGTCTCGGGAACCTCCAAAGGTGAGAGAAGGTGGCAGATTTGGTCCAAGCCCTCACCCCACTCGAGAGGAGGGCATCAGGGAAGGCTGCGGCTGCCCGGAGAGGAAGCCCCCGATCCCACACTTCCTTGGAGCCTGAGTGTGAGAGGAAGCTGATGTCAGCCGGGCTAGACACCGTTTAAAGTCTAATCCATGAAACCCTAAGCCGCAAATGACACTTGGGGCTTTGCAGACACCCGCAGACTCAGCAGATACTCCTGCGGTAACACACTGTGCTGGAAAACGCCTGGAGCCATGatacattatgtatttttattattatttatggtaGGAAGAGGAGATGAGGGAAAATCGGGCTGAATCTAAGCAGCCTGACAATTCAACTATTTAATATTTAGCCAGTTAAGAAAGGTGGTTGTAATCCCTGCAAGGCAGTGAGCTCTTCTTTGATTTCCCtaattgcttaaaaaataaattcttacaaGACAATTAGAAATTCTGCCTATGGATGCAAATTTCATAGAAAACAATGTTAAGCCTTGAAAGTGGGTAAAATATGCCTTCGATTGAAGTCATTTATTCTGTTGATACACTTctacaacatatatattttaaacctgCTCAGATAGAGTGAAATTTAGCAAAAGGATATCCCCTCCCACCCTCAAATCTAAcatgccattttaaaaacagcacaAAGGAACAAGGAAACTAAATATTATTTTGAGCCATCATTACTTAGTGAAATACAAACATCCAAATAGAAACGATTGTTGTTCCACCAGAAGATTAGAAGTTAAATTATTTCCACACAATAGGAATTTCACCTTGTGTCATCGGGGATGTAGTAGGAGTTGCATTATTTGTCAAACCAAATAGAGATGCGTGGGCTGACTTTgctgaaatacaaaagaattgaACCTTATCAGAAGGCGTTTTCTAAGTGGCCCCTCCCATAGAAGCAGGGAAGTTGTCCACCCCTAGCAGAAGCCACATTATTTACAAAATGGTTATAAATCCTTGAAGacatttttgcccattttgtacAAAGTAACAGGAGTAAACAAGGTGTTTATACTTATTATGTTTCATTAATGAAACTTTTATTACTTTACGTCATGGGGAATGCttgttttctttagaaatgaaCTAATGATCACTACAAAGGAAGAATTCATGACAGCATTTCCTAGAGAAAAAGCTTAGGTGCGCGTCTCCAAATGATGGTTTTTCTACACCTTAGCTTTTTCATAGCTCAATTTTTCTTACAACTtctcttgtgttttttctttgattgtcagttttctttcaaagtttattttttgttacttaaTGCAGAAAAGTGAGCTCTGGCCTCCCCAGTGTAAAAGTCAATTGTGTCTAGAAAGAGGGCAGTAAAAACAGCAAAGCAGGCGCTGCTTTCAAAAAGCCCTGTCCAAATCATCCTGCCCAGAACCTTTTTAGGTTTGCATCCTCATTTCCCCCTCCCCTAATTTCAATAGCTGGAAAGTAATCAAGTATCCCCAGAACCAATTTATGCACTAGactccaaataaataaagtaattttttcaaagTGTCAGTCTGTTTTGGGGCCTTCCATAGGGATTGTGCGAGATAAAGGCATAGTGATCTGCTTGCAAGTGTGCGTGATTAACACAGATACACTTCCGACTGagaaatttttttattctaaatatttgtttcaaTAGTACCAGACAATTTGAAATCAATAAGCTGTGGTGAGGGCTGTGTTTTTTGAGAAATGACCAACGTGTGTTGTGCCACGCCACCGGGCTTCCTGACTCTACCCATGAAGGACAGTTTGCGGTCTTAATGCTTTACATCAACTACAAACACCAGCCACGGTTACGACTGTTCAAAACTACTCTCTCAACTAGTTCAGACCAAAGGGGACTAAGGAGGTAAAATGTGGCCCCCACGGCCTGGAAGCGAATTTCTAAGATCGGCTGGAGAAATctacaaatatacacataaatacattCAGACAAGGATAAATAATCAGGGAAACGAAATGACTCGcttcaaataataaatacagataGTTTAGTCCGATGCAATCCTTACAGGACAGGAAGGAGAATATAAATTAAGATCTCCGAAACTAAGCTAGACGTGGGCCAGGCCCAAGACTCTCCAAGCTCTGGTCCCTCTGTAGGGCGCGCCGCCGATGGGTCTCAGACTTACCTTTGGGACACCATTACCAGATTAGAGTCCCTCGGTCCGCAGTATGTGGCACTGTCAGGTTTACAGGGAAGGATCCTTGCGGCTGATTTATGGCGAGTCACCCAAAGGAAGACGTCCATGCAGGGGAGGCTCGGTCGCCTGCGCCTCCACTGCTGGAGGCCtgagacccgggaggcggaggcagggcAAGAGCAGGGAAGGGGGTTCCCGAACTGCCCCGCGGGTCCCGCCCGCCACCCCACCACTACAGCAAGAGAGGTAATTGCGCCGCGAGTTCAGGCCGGCGGCGGCCGCTACAGATGCGTCAGTTTGGGAGCCTCTGGCAGTCGTCCCTGAGACGAGTGGTGGGCGGAAAGATCTGTGTAGGTGGGATGAGGGTCGCACGGTCCATGGTGATGGTTGCCTGGAATCTGCGCGGCGCAACTGTAGTCCACACTTGCCGACGACGGGTGCGAGAGGTGGCCCAGGTTGAAGACAGGCCCGGACGCGGGCGCCATGGACTCGACGAAGTTGCCGCCCACGTACACCGGGCTGCCCTGCAGGTTGGCGCTGGCAAAGCCGCCGCCGTTGCTCGCCATGGGATGAGGCTCGAACTCCGGCGCCGCGTAGCGCTTCTGTTGTGGCAGGCAGCTGCTGAGCGGCGCCGTGTAGGCGGCCAGGCCGTACATATTGGGCTGTGATTTGGCGAAAGCAGGCGGCGAGGGCGCGTCGTAGGCCAGGCCGGGCACTGGCGGCAGCTGGCCGGAGTAGGCCACGTGGCCAGCGGCGCCGCCGAGCGGTGGGCTGCGCTCAGGTGACTGGCCAGCCGGCGAGTGCAGGATGCCCTTGGCCTTCTGGTCCTTCTTGTACTTCATGCGCCGGTTCTGGAACCAGATCTTGATCTGGCGTTCCGTGAGATTCAGTAGGTTGGCCATCTCCACGCGGCGCGGCCGGCACAAGTAGCGATTGAAGTGGAATTCCTTTTCCAATTCCACCAGCTGCGCGCTGGTGTATGCCGTGCGTACCCGCTTGGATGCTGGGCCTGGGGGGCTCTTGTCCTCGCAGCTCTCTcctgggcagggagggagagagggagggcgCTGAGCGAGTGGGTGGGGACCCTCAGGACTGGAGAGGGGTGCTTCCCTggttctcttttcctcctccctccccccacctccaatcctggctggggtggggaggtatTATTTGAGAGGTATGATTCCAAGGGGGAATTCACCTACCTACCTACCCCCTACTAGGCCTACCTATCAGTCGCACCTGAAACCCCCATCAGCCTTCTGAGATCCGGTTCACTCTGCCCACCCTCTCCCCTGCAGCCCAGTCCATCATCCCATACCCACCCAAAGGCCATGAAAGAGTTTAATGAGAGACCAGGAACAGCTGGTAAGGCCTCCCCCTGTCAAAGAAGGGCCAGACTCCTTTGAACactcctcccagcctctgctgccaggggtggggtgtggagaaggaaaggaggaggaaatagtTCCAGCCTGCCTTGCTTAGGAGCTAGCTCCTTGGCAAAGTCCCCCACCAACCCCCAGCAAAGTATGGGGATGGAGATCTTGGCACCCCACTGCAGCCCAACTGCTCCCAAAGCCAGGGAGGtgacaaaccaaaaaataaaaaataaaaaataaaaaccaaccaaccaaccaaacaaacaagcaaaagcaCTGCCTGGGTGTTTTAGGGAGTCCAAGGCCAGGCTGGAAGTGTTTTGAGTATTCACAGTGCTAGAAGCAGCAGCCTCAACACTGGCTTTTACTACCCTGCCACCTCTCAGCTGCTTGTCCACTCCCTCCCAGGGAAGACAAATGGATTTCTCCTGGGAGGGAGGGCCTGAGCCTGCAGCTGAGGAAGGAGGGGCAGGAAAAGGAGGTTGCAGGCAGGAGAATACCTTCCCCCTAGGAGCAGCAGCCCCAGAAAGCATCAGGCAAACCAGATCCCTGATAACAAGCCACACCCCAGGCCCCAAACTTGCCCTGGACCGAGAAGCAAGTTCATCTACCTGAAGATAAACCACATCAGATACCACATGGTCAGAAAATTTCAGGAACCAAGCAGTCTAAGCAGAGAGAAGGAATGGCCCTCAGAGCTCCTGGCCATGCCTATCTTCTACAAGATAGGGTGGACCTAGAGAAGGCCCCAACTGGAGGGTCTCCCCTTCCAGTTAGAGAAATCCAAGGCTGTTATTGTCTTCCAGAATATCCTCTCCTACTAGGACAGGCACCTCCCCATTATGGATTTGCTGGAGTGGGAGAATTGGGCCAAGGTGGGCCAAATAGAGACTCGTGGTTATGCTTAGCAGCCCTTAAAGCCAGACTGGTTGGATTCAAACTTTGCAGTTtcatgatcttgggcaagttgcctATCCTCTCTaacagttttcttatctgtaaaatgaggatgttaTCATATACCTACCTCAAAAacttctttgaaaaattaaattagatgatGCTTAGAAAGTGCTTAGTATAGTACTTTCTAAGATTTTAGTTTTTATGAGTTTAAGGGAATGAGATTCATGTGATATGGGCTATGTAACCACCTAGTCTTGGGGATTGTAATACCTATCTTCAAATCTTGAAGAGCTGTTGGGTGGAAGAAGGAACGGAGTTATAATTAGCAGCCCAGGAAAACAGACATGCCCATATAAGGAAGCACTCTCTATTAATAGCTATAAGACCTGTCCACCAATAGCACCAGCAGCCTGGAATGGAAGGGAGCACCCTGTCACTGCAAGGTCATGACCCCAATCAGGAACactaaaaaaaagaacatttggaCATAAGTAGGAATTTAGACTTATAACCTCCAAGGTTGCATTTCCAGCCCTGACTAGGCTTCCTTGGGTCAATCTGGAGGGGGCTTGGTCTGGGGGTGAGCCACCTCAGGGAGCTACCTGCAGTGGCACAGCTGTTCTTCTGCTTGGAGTTCTGTCGAGACTCTTTCATCCAGGGGAAGATCTGCTTGCTGATGGTGGCTGAGGAGCTAGAAGCATTGGGCCCACCTTTGGGCTTCTTGGCAGGCACTCCACCTCCAGGATTGGTGGGTGAAGATGGGGGCAGGGTCGGTGGTGGAGGAGGGGGTTGTGGTGGCTGCTGCTCTGAATTCAGACCAGGAGGCTGGCTGCTACCACCTCCACCCTGGCTGTTCCCAGTGCCAGGCCGCATGCAGCTGCCATTGAGTTCAGCTCCTTTGTGGGCTGGGGCTCTCAGAGGGGCAGAGCTCTGGATGGAGCAGGCAGAACCTGGATAGTCAGTGTCCAGGGAGTTGGCAGCAGCCGGGGGTGGGTAGGGCTGGTGGGGGTTGCTGTAGCCATAAGTGTCAGTGGTTTTGCTGTAGCCATAGCCTCCAAACAGTCCTGGGTTTTCATAGTAAGCAGCCTTCTGCATTGTGCACTCAGGAAGCTCCAGGGCCTGTTGACCCTGCTCAAATAACATTGACTACCACTGTATTCTTCACTGCCACCTCCAATGTCTGCTAAATCCTGAGAGAGCTGGGCCAGCCCCCAGGCTCCAGGTGACCTGtcagaagaaaagcaagaggCCCCAGAGGGAGTGTCATTGGCAAGACCAGTCAATATAAAAGGACTAGCCCATGCTCTTTGCATCCCACCCACTTCATGGTGGGGAGACAGGCAAGGTGCTGGATctgagtttattatttatttattagcacagtgtcttgcttgttgcccaggctggagtgcagtggcttgaacatggctcactgcagcctcaatttactgggcttaagcgatcttcccacttTAGCCTGGTGTTAATAGCTATTTCAGAGTATTTcaaagtctcagctactctgcaGTATTAATAGCTATTTCAGAGTATTtcagagtcccagctactctgcagtaGCTACAGGAGTACACCATGTCTGGCTACATgccttagttttttgttttgttttgttttagatggaatttcgctcttgttgtccaggctggagtgcagtgtcatgatctcatcttactgcaacctacgcctcctgggttcaagtgattctcctgcctcagcctcctgagtagctgggattacaggcacctgccaacacacctggctaatttcttgtatttttagtagagacagggttttgccatgttggtcaggttgttcttgaactcctgacctaaggtgatccacccgcctccgcctccctaagtgctgggattacaggtgtgagccaccgcacctggctcttaggttttttttggttttttgtttgtttgtttgtttgtttgtttgtttttttgagacggagtctcgctctgttgcccaggctggagtgcagtggcatagtcttggctcactgcaagctccgcctcccgggttcatgccattctcctgcctcagcctcccgggtagctgggactacaggcacccgccagcacgcccggctaattttttttgtatttttagtagagacagggtttcaccgtagttagccaggatggtctcaatctcctgacctcatgatccacccgtcttggcctcccaaagtgctggaattacaggcatgagccactgcatctggcagATTTTATGAAGTTTAACTTATTTGAACCTCTGGAAAAATCAGAAGGAATTTTTCCTAAATGTAAGAAGAGTTTCCTTTTTAGCTCAACTCTAGCTGAGGGAAAGGGCTTCCCTCTACCTCCAGATACAATTTACTTTCTTCAAGCTTGTCCATTTAGTCTTTATTCTGTGCAGAAAAGCACTTATAGCCTCAGACATTTTGTTGGCTGATTCTCCCACTAAACTGTAAGCTCCTTGCAGGGAGGGACTGTGTCATTTGTCTGTATATTTCGGACATCCAGCACAGTGCCCTGCATGTAGTTAGtgcaataaatgcttattgaatagGTGAATTAATAAGTGGATCAATCAGTCAATCATTGGGTCAGCACAAAGTTTTGATGGGAAATGAAAGTCCTATAACACGCTCAGAACagccagaacttaaaaaaaaaaaaaaaaaaaaaaagtgtctcccCCACCTTGTTTCAAAATCACAGCATCTTTCATGAAATCATCCAGATAGTCCACTTAGCAATGACAGGGT contains:
- the HOXD3 gene encoding homeobox protein Hox-D3, which codes for MLFEQGQQALELPECTMQKAAYYENPGLFGGYGYSKTTDTYGYSNPHQPYPPPAAANSLDTDYPGSACSIQSSAPLRAPAHKGAELNGSCMRPGTGNSQGGGGSSQPPGLNSEQQPPQPPPPPPTLPPSSPTNPGGGVPAKKPKGGPNASSSSATISKQIFPWMKESRQNSKQKNSCATAGESCEDKSPPGPASKRVRTAYTSAQLVELEKEFHFNRYLCRPRRVEMANLLNLTERQIKIWFQNRRMKYKKDQKAKGILHSPAGQSPERSPPLGGAAGHVAYSGQLPPVPGLAYDAPSPPAFAKSQPNMYGLAAYTAPLSSCLPQQKRYAAPEFEPHPMASNGGGFASANLQGSPVYVGGNFVESMAPASGPVFNLGHLSHPSSASVDYSCAAQIPGNHHHGPCDPHPTYTDLSAHHSSQGRLPEAPKLTHL